The nucleotide window GTATGAAGTAATTGCTTATTCATAAGCATGAACGGAATAGTCAACTCCCCAAGTGCTAATAAATGTGATTTGTAGTCAATTTTCATAATTCGGGGAAAATTATGTTTATATATATGATAGTCCTGAATAACATCCTTTTGATAGACTTCCCAAGGTATCACAAGAAAAGTTCTTGCATTCATTGCTAAAAGCAGGGATGTAGGTATTTGAAAACTTAGTAAAACATCTCATTCCCGTCTTTTATAGAGGGGTCAATGAAGCGATAAATTATTATAAAAGTCATATTAATTTAGTAATGAGAGAGGAATAGGATGGGTATCTTTAAATTTTCGACAAAGGGAGATAAGGGTGAGACGAGTCTTTTATCTGGAGAAAGGGTTTCCAAGTCAAGCATTCGTCCTGAGACCTATGGCACACTGGATGAAGCCAGTTCTGCTCTTGGCATAGCTAAAGCCCTAACACAAAATGATAAAATAATGGAGATGATTGAGGAGGTACAGGAAGACTTGGTCATCCTTGGCGCAGAATTGGCCTCAGAGAGGGATGGGGGGAAAAAATATCAGATTGAGATGGATCACATCTCACGCTTAGAGGAGTGGATTGAAGAGCTTCAGAAGGAAGTTCCATTACCTCGAAAGTTCATTCATCCTGGAGAGACTGCTGTCAGCGCCGTTTTGGATTTGGCACGCACAATCGTTCGAAGAGCAGAGCGTCGAGCAATAGCGATGAAGGAGGAAGGGCTCCTGGATCATAAGGAGGTTCATTCCTATCTTAATCGTTTAGCTGACTTTCTGTTTGTATTAGCTCGATATGCCGGGGCAAAGGGATAGAATTTAAACCATCAATTGATAAGTAATATATCTATTACCTTAATTGATAGATTGTAATAGTCACAGAATCCTTTGGGTAATGAGCGCGCAAATCTAATTTTCTTCCAATAGGTCTGTTTACTCCTCGATATATTATTGATTCTACCCCCTTGAACATATTCCCCCAATCTAAATTTTTCGCTG belongs to Spirochaetota bacterium and includes:
- a CDS encoding cob(I)yrinic acid a,c-diamide adenosyltransferase encodes the protein MGIFKFSTKGDKGETSLLSGERVSKSSIRPETYGTLDEASSALGIAKALTQNDKIMEMIEEVQEDLVILGAELASERDGGKKYQIEMDHISRLEEWIEELQKEVPLPRKFIHPGETAVSAVLDLARTIVRRAERRAIAMKEEGLLDHKEVHSYLNRLADFLFVLARYAGAKG